ATGATTAACAACAGTAGAAAGACATTCTGTGCTTAGGGTTTTACGATGATGATACCTGTGGATGGTCTTCGGCTTGATCACCTTCACGTTCGCTTCAGCGTTCTTCATCGCAAGCTCTTTGACCTTCGGCTTAAGCGCCTCGCGCACCGCCTGCGCGCTGATGGCCGAGAAGCGGATGTAGCTGATGGATAAGGGATACACGATGAACCGTAAAGGACATTTTCAGTTTACCCACAAAACtcccttaaagtaacactatgcaacaatttgaccttTTTTGGGGTATggttttacaggcaactagttttggtaccattctcaaattcattttgatagcatatggtcatgtgaaggacactagccatccaggatatgccctatgcaGTTCTGTATAACAGACTGGAATACCCtgtaaaaatggaagaaaagctttcacagcatgacattgccagctatattgccgaaaagacaccagttagtgtctaggcaagcttctatcagtgtcaactgggctgttggtggtctttgca
This sequence is a window from Clupea harengus unplaced genomic scaffold, Ch_v2.0.2, whole genome shotgun sequence. Protein-coding genes within it:
- the LOC105904181 gene encoding ATP synthase subunit epsilon, mitochondrial → MVAYWRQAGLSYIRFSAISAQAVREALKPKVKELAMKNAEANVKVIKPKTIHRS